A region from the Lolium perenne isolate Kyuss_39 chromosome 4, Kyuss_2.0, whole genome shotgun sequence genome encodes:
- the LOC127295035 gene encoding uncharacterized protein isoform X1, which yields MSSTVDAAVRKGSVVLTRTESITEYTNNGGQPRSGTQGQSDTPVSANDMCALDEWPSHARRYRAQLQDEADGQKKKKGRGVVKGVKAAQKRFANGSAKLNITFSETLGGTIGMNYRSFKDDVVVIMKRKVPLIGVRRWSDIHPSVHRLIVADVIDRWDLEDTPETEEKILRIAQERYRGWRSTLSSTYKAFKTDDARLANVPEDLQPEEWEWMINYFGNDEKFQARSQVNSDNRKKQKTKHRVGSKSYAQLSFEKRNLETGEEPDCVALWELTHTKNGTWSNPESQEVYDKAREAVQNKETETKGPLSTEQRNNVFQTAYKDTVQCKSSQPRGYGYMAKPKTGSERFRMQIEDQARVAAETLQRNSELSQHVSELEEQLEVERANMQQSIDFERSEREQLEVRLQEERDAREKMVEEERRSRLEFEKNMMAKFQQQMAKFSQQMGNQQVLKKRNEKENINSNLQTTLLKSSSPNRNLGAKSNLISTNSLLQAATLNSRMYKAMDPKN from the exons ATGGTGGACAACCCAGATCTG GTACTCAAGGACAATCCGACACTCCAGTGTCAGCTAATGACATGTGTGCCCTGGATGAATGGCCATCCCATGCTCGCCGCTATCGTGCGCAACTACAGGATG AAGCAGATggacagaagaagaagaaagggcgaGGTGTTGTAAAAGGTGTTAAAGCAGCTCAGAAGCGTTTTGCCAACGGATCTGCGAAGCTAAATATTACATTCTCTGAAACGTTGGGTGGTACGATAGGAATGAACTATCGCTCATTCAAGGATGACGTGGTAGTGATAATGAAAAGGAAGGTACCACTCATTGGGGTGAGGAGATGGTCCGACATTCACCCAAGTGTGCATCGACTCATTGTCGCAGATGTGATA GACAGATGGGACCTAGAAGATACACCGGAAACTGAAGAGAAAATTCTCAGAATTGCGCAAGAGCGATATAGAGGCTGGCGATCAACTCTAAGCTCCACTTACAAGGCTTTCAAAACAGATGATGCTAGATTGGCTAATGTTCCGGAAGACTTACAACCAGAAGAGTGGGAATGGATGATCAACTACTTCGGCAATGATGAAAAATTCCAG GCACGCAGCCAAGTGAACTCCGATAATCGCAAGAAACAGAAGACAAAACATAGAGTTGGATCAAAATCGTACGCCCAACTAAGTTTTGAGAAG AGAAACTTGGAAACTGGAGAAGAGCCGGATTGTGTTGCTCTATGGGAACTCACACACACGAAGAATGGAACATGGTCTAACCCAGAGTCCCAGGAAGTTTAT GACAAAGCACGTGAAGCGGTGCAGAACAAAGAAACTGAAACAAAAGGTCCACTATCAACTGAGCAGAGAAACAATGTTTTTCAGACTGCATATAAAGACACAGTTCAATGCAAGTCATCGCAGCCTCGTGGCTACGGGTACATGGCCAAGCCCAAAACTGGTTCTGAAAGGTTTCGGATGCAGATTGAGGACCAAGCTCGTGTTGCAGCTGAAACCCTGCAGCGAAACTCCGAGCTCAGCCAGCATGTTAGCGAATTAGAAGAACAATTAGAAGTTGAGCGTGCAAACATGCAGCAGAGTATTGACTTCGAGCGCTCTGAGAGAGAGCAACTTGAGGTGAGGTTGCAAGAAGAGCGTGATGCAAGAGAAAAAATGGTGGAAGAGGAGCGAAGATCAAGGCTCGAATTTGAAAAAAATATGATGGCAAAGTTCCAACAACAGATGGCTAAATTTAGCCAACAGATGGGAAACCAACAG GTGCTTAAGAAGAGGAATGAAAAAGAAAATATTAATTCAAATTTGCAAACCACTCTTTTAAAGAGCTCTAGTCCTAACAGAAATCTAGGAGCAAAGTCAAATTTGATTTCTACAAATTCACTCCTACAAGCTGCAACATTGAATTCTCGAATGTACAAAGCAATG GACCCAAAGAATTAG
- the LOC127295035 gene encoding uncharacterized protein isoform X2 yields MSSTVDAAVRKGSVVLTRTESITEYTNNGGQPRSGTQGQSDTPVSANDMCALDEWPSHARRYRAQLQDEADGQKKKKGRGVVKGVKAAQKRFANGSAKLNITFSETLGGTIGMNYRSFKDDVVVIMKRKVPLIGVRRWSDIHPSVHRLIVADDRWDLEDTPETEEKILRIAQERYRGWRSTLSSTYKAFKTDDARLANVPEDLQPEEWEWMINYFGNDEKFQARSQVNSDNRKKQKTKHRVGSKSYAQLSFEKRNLETGEEPDCVALWELTHTKNGTWSNPESQEVYDKAREAVQNKETETKGPLSTEQRNNVFQTAYKDTVQCKSSQPRGYGYMAKPKTGSERFRMQIEDQARVAAETLQRNSELSQHVSELEEQLEVERANMQQSIDFERSEREQLEVRLQEERDAREKMVEEERRSRLEFEKNMMAKFQQQMAKFSQQMGNQQVLKKRNEKENINSNLQTTLLKSSSPNRNLGAKSNLISTNSLLQAATLNSRMYKAMDPKN; encoded by the exons ATGGTGGACAACCCAGATCTG GTACTCAAGGACAATCCGACACTCCAGTGTCAGCTAATGACATGTGTGCCCTGGATGAATGGCCATCCCATGCTCGCCGCTATCGTGCGCAACTACAGGATG AAGCAGATggacagaagaagaagaaagggcgaGGTGTTGTAAAAGGTGTTAAAGCAGCTCAGAAGCGTTTTGCCAACGGATCTGCGAAGCTAAATATTACATTCTCTGAAACGTTGGGTGGTACGATAGGAATGAACTATCGCTCATTCAAGGATGACGTGGTAGTGATAATGAAAAGGAAGGTACCACTCATTGGGGTGAGGAGATGGTCCGACATTCACCCAAGTGTGCATCGACTCATTGTCGCAGAT GACAGATGGGACCTAGAAGATACACCGGAAACTGAAGAGAAAATTCTCAGAATTGCGCAAGAGCGATATAGAGGCTGGCGATCAACTCTAAGCTCCACTTACAAGGCTTTCAAAACAGATGATGCTAGATTGGCTAATGTTCCGGAAGACTTACAACCAGAAGAGTGGGAATGGATGATCAACTACTTCGGCAATGATGAAAAATTCCAG GCACGCAGCCAAGTGAACTCCGATAATCGCAAGAAACAGAAGACAAAACATAGAGTTGGATCAAAATCGTACGCCCAACTAAGTTTTGAGAAG AGAAACTTGGAAACTGGAGAAGAGCCGGATTGTGTTGCTCTATGGGAACTCACACACACGAAGAATGGAACATGGTCTAACCCAGAGTCCCAGGAAGTTTAT GACAAAGCACGTGAAGCGGTGCAGAACAAAGAAACTGAAACAAAAGGTCCACTATCAACTGAGCAGAGAAACAATGTTTTTCAGACTGCATATAAAGACACAGTTCAATGCAAGTCATCGCAGCCTCGTGGCTACGGGTACATGGCCAAGCCCAAAACTGGTTCTGAAAGGTTTCGGATGCAGATTGAGGACCAAGCTCGTGTTGCAGCTGAAACCCTGCAGCGAAACTCCGAGCTCAGCCAGCATGTTAGCGAATTAGAAGAACAATTAGAAGTTGAGCGTGCAAACATGCAGCAGAGTATTGACTTCGAGCGCTCTGAGAGAGAGCAACTTGAGGTGAGGTTGCAAGAAGAGCGTGATGCAAGAGAAAAAATGGTGGAAGAGGAGCGAAGATCAAGGCTCGAATTTGAAAAAAATATGATGGCAAAGTTCCAACAACAGATGGCTAAATTTAGCCAACAGATGGGAAACCAACAG GTGCTTAAGAAGAGGAATGAAAAAGAAAATATTAATTCAAATTTGCAAACCACTCTTTTAAAGAGCTCTAGTCCTAACAGAAATCTAGGAGCAAAGTCAAATTTGATTTCTACAAATTCACTCCTACAAGCTGCAACATTGAATTCTCGAATGTACAAAGCAATG GACCCAAAGAATTAG
- the LOC127295035 gene encoding uncharacterized protein isoform X3 encodes MSSTVDAAVRKGSVVLTRTESITEYTNNGGQPRSGTQGQSDTPVSANDMCALDEWPSHARRYRAQLQDDGQKKKKGRGVVKGVKAAQKRFANGSAKLNITFSETLGGTIGMNYRSFKDDVVVIMKRKVPLIGVRRWSDIHPSVHRLIVADVIDRWDLEDTPETEEKILRIAQERYRGWRSTLSSTYKAFKTDDARLANVPEDLQPEEWEWMINYFGNDEKFQARSQVNSDNRKKQKTKHRVGSKSYAQLSFEKRNLETGEEPDCVALWELTHTKNGTWSNPESQEVYDKAREAVQNKETETKGPLSTEQRNNVFQTAYKDTVQCKSSQPRGYGYMAKPKTGSERFRMQIEDQARVAAETLQRNSELSQHVSELEEQLEVERANMQQSIDFERSEREQLEVRLQEERDAREKMVEEERRSRLEFEKNMMAKFQQQMAKFSQQMGNQQVLKKRNEKENINSNLQTTLLKSSSPNRNLGAKSNLISTNSLLQAATLNSRMYKAMDPKN; translated from the exons ATGGTGGACAACCCAGATCTG GTACTCAAGGACAATCCGACACTCCAGTGTCAGCTAATGACATGTGTGCCCTGGATGAATGGCCATCCCATGCTCGCCGCTATCGTGCGCAACTACAGGATG ATggacagaagaagaagaaagggcgaGGTGTTGTAAAAGGTGTTAAAGCAGCTCAGAAGCGTTTTGCCAACGGATCTGCGAAGCTAAATATTACATTCTCTGAAACGTTGGGTGGTACGATAGGAATGAACTATCGCTCATTCAAGGATGACGTGGTAGTGATAATGAAAAGGAAGGTACCACTCATTGGGGTGAGGAGATGGTCCGACATTCACCCAAGTGTGCATCGACTCATTGTCGCAGATGTGATA GACAGATGGGACCTAGAAGATACACCGGAAACTGAAGAGAAAATTCTCAGAATTGCGCAAGAGCGATATAGAGGCTGGCGATCAACTCTAAGCTCCACTTACAAGGCTTTCAAAACAGATGATGCTAGATTGGCTAATGTTCCGGAAGACTTACAACCAGAAGAGTGGGAATGGATGATCAACTACTTCGGCAATGATGAAAAATTCCAG GCACGCAGCCAAGTGAACTCCGATAATCGCAAGAAACAGAAGACAAAACATAGAGTTGGATCAAAATCGTACGCCCAACTAAGTTTTGAGAAG AGAAACTTGGAAACTGGAGAAGAGCCGGATTGTGTTGCTCTATGGGAACTCACACACACGAAGAATGGAACATGGTCTAACCCAGAGTCCCAGGAAGTTTAT GACAAAGCACGTGAAGCGGTGCAGAACAAAGAAACTGAAACAAAAGGTCCACTATCAACTGAGCAGAGAAACAATGTTTTTCAGACTGCATATAAAGACACAGTTCAATGCAAGTCATCGCAGCCTCGTGGCTACGGGTACATGGCCAAGCCCAAAACTGGTTCTGAAAGGTTTCGGATGCAGATTGAGGACCAAGCTCGTGTTGCAGCTGAAACCCTGCAGCGAAACTCCGAGCTCAGCCAGCATGTTAGCGAATTAGAAGAACAATTAGAAGTTGAGCGTGCAAACATGCAGCAGAGTATTGACTTCGAGCGCTCTGAGAGAGAGCAACTTGAGGTGAGGTTGCAAGAAGAGCGTGATGCAAGAGAAAAAATGGTGGAAGAGGAGCGAAGATCAAGGCTCGAATTTGAAAAAAATATGATGGCAAAGTTCCAACAACAGATGGCTAAATTTAGCCAACAGATGGGAAACCAACAG GTGCTTAAGAAGAGGAATGAAAAAGAAAATATTAATTCAAATTTGCAAACCACTCTTTTAAAGAGCTCTAGTCCTAACAGAAATCTAGGAGCAAAGTCAAATTTGATTTCTACAAATTCACTCCTACAAGCTGCAACATTGAATTCTCGAATGTACAAAGCAATG GACCCAAAGAATTAG